From Longimicrobiales bacterium, one genomic window encodes:
- a CDS encoding PAS domain-containing protein produces MSTGMYDTPEAQRYRPTPRRTDALFDGPGEMRELCRALDWSATPLGPVARWPVSLRTIVGSVLGSRNPMFLFWGPELIQIYNDAYRPSLGGGDGSRSRHPQALGMRGREFWTDIWDTIGPQIDQVMATGVATWHEDQYLPIERDGHLDDVWWTYSYGPVHDDDGRINGVLVVCQETTQRILAEQALRRSEARLRAIFDSTYEYIGLVTPDGSVLDCNRASLEFVGNRREDVIGGKLWETPWFAQTPGAAERVRQGVAWAAAGEFVRYEATLERPPRDPVTFDFSLHPVRNADGAVELIVPEGRDISERKRAEEEREHLLGALEVERSRLAEVFRQAPSFLAVMRGPDHVLELANDAYYAMVGHRSIIGLPIAEALPEVRDQGFIDLLDQVLATGEPYIGREVRIRLVRRPGGEPEERFVDFAYQPIREEDGTCSGIIAHGHDVTAQVISRREVERLLAESERARAEAESANRIKSQFLTTMSHELRTPLNAIGGYTELLQIGIDAPMSERQLQFLDRIQQSQRHLLGLINEVLNFAKLETGTICYDIADVPVHGVLSAAKALVEPQARAKDLDLQIGECPGTLVARADAEKMRQIVINLLSNAVKFTDAGGRITVSATGDDREIRVMVSDTGIGIEADQLEAIFGAFVQVRGDLTRPYEGTGLGLAISRDLARGMRGDLTVRSTPGTGSTFTLVLPAAP; encoded by the coding sequence ATGAGCACTGGCATGTACGACACCCCGGAGGCACAACGATACCGCCCCACGCCGCGGCGAACCGACGCCCTCTTCGACGGCCCGGGGGAGATGCGGGAGCTGTGCCGGGCGCTGGACTGGTCCGCAACGCCGCTGGGTCCCGTGGCGAGATGGCCGGTGAGCCTGCGTACGATCGTGGGCAGCGTGCTCGGGTCGCGCAACCCCATGTTCCTGTTCTGGGGCCCCGAGCTGATCCAGATCTACAACGACGCGTATCGGCCGAGCCTGGGTGGCGGGGATGGAAGCAGGAGCCGGCATCCGCAGGCGCTGGGAATGCGCGGTCGGGAGTTCTGGACGGACATCTGGGATACGATCGGCCCGCAGATCGACCAGGTGATGGCGACAGGTGTGGCCACGTGGCACGAGGATCAGTATCTGCCTATCGAGCGGGACGGCCATCTGGACGATGTATGGTGGACGTACAGCTACGGCCCGGTGCACGATGATGATGGCCGCATCAACGGAGTGCTGGTGGTGTGCCAGGAGACCACGCAGAGGATTCTCGCGGAACAGGCACTGCGCCGGAGCGAGGCCCGTCTGCGTGCGATCTTCGACAGCACGTACGAATACATCGGTCTTGTGACGCCGGACGGCTCGGTACTGGACTGCAATCGGGCATCGCTGGAGTTCGTCGGCAACCGGCGCGAGGACGTGATCGGCGGAAAGTTGTGGGAGACGCCGTGGTTCGCGCAGACGCCGGGCGCGGCCGAGCGGGTGCGGCAGGGTGTGGCCTGGGCAGCCGCGGGTGAGTTCGTGCGATACGAGGCGACGCTCGAGCGCCCGCCGCGCGACCCGGTCACATTCGACTTCTCGTTGCATCCGGTCCGCAACGCAGACGGCGCGGTGGAGTTGATCGTCCCTGAGGGGCGCGACATCAGCGAGCGCAAGCGTGCCGAGGAAGAGCGCGAGCATCTGCTGGGTGCGCTCGAGGTGGAGCGCTCGCGACTGGCTGAAGTCTTCCGGCAGGCGCCCTCCTTCCTCGCGGTCATGCGCGGACCGGATCACGTGTTGGAGCTCGCCAACGACGCGTATTACGCGATGGTGGGCCACCGCAGCATCATCGGCCTGCCGATCGCCGAGGCGCTGCCGGAAGTGCGCGATCAGGGCTTCATCGATCTGCTCGATCAGGTCCTGGCCACGGGCGAGCCGTACATTGGCCGCGAAGTCCGCATCCGTCTCGTGCGCCGGCCCGGCGGCGAGCCGGAAGAGCGGTTCGTCGATTTTGCGTATCAGCCGATCCGGGAGGAGGACGGCACGTGCTCGGGCATCATTGCGCACGGCCATGACGTAACGGCGCAGGTGATCTCACGGCGGGAAGTGGAGCGGCTGCTGGCGGAGAGTGAGAGGGCGCGCGCGGAAGCGGAATCAGCGAATCGCATCAAGTCGCAGTTTCTCACCACCATGAGCCACGAGCTGCGTACGCCGCTGAACGCGATCGGCGGCTACACGGAGCTGTTGCAGATAGGCATCGATGCACCGATGAGCGAGAGGCAGCTGCAGTTTCTCGACCGCATCCAGCAGAGCCAGCGTCACCTGCTCGGACTGATCAATGAGGTTTTGAACTTCGCGAAGCTCGAGACCGGTACGATCTGCTACGACATCGCGGATGTCCCCGTTCATGGTGTGCTCAGCGCTGCGAAGGCGCTGGTGGAGCCGCAGGCGCGGGCGAAGGACCTCGACCTTCAGATCGGCGAATGTCCCGGCACGCTCGTCGCACGCGCGGATGCGGAGAAGATGCGCCAGATCGTCATCAACCTGCTGTCCAACGCCGTCAAGTTCACGGACGCCGGCGGCCGGATCACGGTCAGTGCGACGGGCGACGATCGTGAGATCCGGGTGATGGTGAGCGACACGGGTATCGGCATCGAAGCGGACCAGCTCGAGGCGATTTTCGGCGCATTCGTCCAGGTCCGCGGCGACCTGACCCGTCCCTATGAGGGCACCGGGCTGGGCCTGGCGATCAGCCGTGACCTCGCGCGCGGCATGCGCGGCGACCTGACCGTGCGGAGTACCCCCGGCACGGGCAGCACCTTCACGCTGGTGCTCCCCGCCGCGCCGTGA
- a CDS encoding sodium/solute symporter (Members of the Solute:Sodium Symporter (SSS), TC 2.A.21 as described in tcdb.org, catalyze solute:Na+ symport. Known solutes for members of the family include sugars, amino acids, nucleosides, inositols, vitamins, urea or anions, depending on the system.) has product MHYADWIVLAIYIATMVGIGFWANRKQTDTEAYFVGNRNIRWWAAGLSIIATSFSAASILGVPGYAYAGDMWYLQYQLGDFLGAAIVIVLFIPFFHRIRGLTTAYEYLEVRFDLKTRLLGSSLFVLTVLLRAGTLLFGAALLFSAVVPTDFIPGLTGVEEAVVFFGIIAIIYTVLGGISAVIWTDVIQFTIMSLGIFASMAVVVLSTPGGWGLAFEQAGAAGKLDIIHTEDILGGQGLLTAIFGYGLLALSLFGTNQQPVQRYMTVKNPREAQKSLMLGIVAGAIGVTLSLLLGVFMFIFYEHFPTLLPADATSDQVVPHFINTQVPPILTGLLVAAVFAAAMSSLDSALNSLSAALTVDFLKRFRPAVSDAGRLTFAKFVVVTAGLLGIVIGIYAARTEESLIDLILTFMGYFAGGLLGLFLLGMLTKRANGTGAFTGAIIGTLVVLMMTENDFPLPHMYEWLGIGPIPFIWSTGLGLLVTLSTGYLFSLAGPRVPPDRLENTTLNWTRA; this is encoded by the coding sequence ATGCACTATGCGGACTGGATCGTCCTGGCGATCTACATCGCCACGATGGTGGGGATCGGTTTCTGGGCCAATCGAAAGCAGACGGATACCGAGGCATACTTCGTCGGCAATCGCAACATCCGCTGGTGGGCGGCCGGCCTCTCCATCATCGCCACTTCCTTCTCCGCCGCCTCCATTCTGGGCGTGCCCGGCTACGCCTATGCGGGCGACATGTGGTACCTGCAGTACCAGCTAGGTGACTTCCTCGGTGCCGCCATTGTCATCGTACTGTTCATCCCGTTCTTCCATCGCATCCGCGGACTCACCACTGCCTACGAGTACCTCGAGGTACGCTTCGACCTGAAGACGCGCCTGCTGGGCTCATCGCTCTTCGTGCTGACGGTGCTCCTGCGCGCGGGCACGCTGCTGTTCGGCGCAGCGCTTCTGTTTTCGGCCGTGGTGCCGACCGACTTCATACCGGGTCTCACAGGCGTCGAGGAGGCGGTAGTCTTCTTCGGCATCATCGCGATCATCTACACGGTGCTCGGCGGTATCTCCGCCGTGATCTGGACGGACGTCATACAGTTCACGATCATGAGCCTGGGCATCTTCGCGTCCATGGCGGTGGTGGTGCTGTCGACGCCCGGCGGCTGGGGCCTGGCCTTCGAGCAGGCGGGCGCGGCCGGCAAGCTCGACATCATCCACACGGAGGACATTCTGGGCGGCCAGGGCCTGCTCACCGCCATCTTCGGGTACGGCCTGCTGGCGCTGTCGCTGTTCGGCACCAACCAGCAACCGGTCCAGCGCTACATGACGGTTAAGAACCCGCGCGAGGCGCAGAAGAGCCTGATGCTCGGGATCGTCGCCGGCGCGATCGGCGTCACGCTGTCGCTGCTGCTCGGCGTGTTCATGTTCATCTTCTACGAGCACTTCCCGACGCTGCTCCCGGCCGACGCGACGTCCGACCAGGTCGTGCCGCACTTCATCAACACCCAGGTGCCGCCGATCCTGACCGGCCTGCTGGTCGCGGCCGTGTTCGCCGCGGCGATGTCGAGCCTCGACTCCGCGCTGAACTCACTCTCCGCCGCGCTCACGGTCGACTTCCTCAAGCGGTTCCGACCGGCGGTATCCGACGCCGGCCGCCTGACGTTCGCGAAGTTCGTCGTGGTCACGGCGGGACTGCTCGGGATCGTCATTGGGATCTACGCGGCACGGACGGAAGAGTCGCTGATCGATCTCATCCTGACCTTCATGGGGTATTTTGCGGGTGGCCTGCTCGGCCTGTTCCTGCTGGGCATGCTGACGAAGCGCGCCAACGGCACGGGTGCCTTCACCGGCGCCATCATCGGCACCCTGGTCGTGCTGATGATGACGGAGAACGACTTCCCGCTGCCCCACATGTACGAGTGGCTGGGCATCGGACCGATCCCGTTCATCTGGTCGACCGGCCTCGGGCTCCTGGTAACCCTCAGCACCGGCTACCTCTTCTCGCTCGCCGGGCCGCGCGTGCCGCCCGACCGGCTGGAGAACACCACGCTGAACTGGACGCGCGCCTGA
- a CDS encoding S46 family peptidase has protein sequence MGKPRVVLQRIAGVLVLTLGACASATQQAPVSIERASTSPPVVTAEAAVNQALTPPQSAVRTAAHIELSGTELGTMWTFENPPLEHWASAYGFRPTQEWLDRVRLSSVKIPGCSASFVSENGLILTNHHCARGCVASNSTPDMDYVTQGFYAASREEEKVCPNAYADVLTGIEDVTARVRAVESPELTNPEIAAATQRVVAEITNECQQDGSVCRVVPLFRGGQYQLYTYTRHMPVKLVMAPELQAGFFGGDYDNFVYPRYALDFAFYRAYEADGVTPLKSPNFFPFDPTGPDDGEAIFVTGNPGSTARLITVAQLMYERSYRHPMMVTYFNAHRRMLEEQLRTATGQQKITLRERLFGVENSLKKYQGEVAGLMDSTLVARKIKWETEFRAGARTAAGAQAYADVWDRLHELQVRKLQMDPVLMAANPAWLGSQYLTLPANILALHRLSALPEDQRPAQLRGERRAQFEQSLLAEVDQEAARAALEAQFALALQWLPPGHALRDVLQPAGVTPAEAAQRLARDSRVLDPAFRRQLVAGDTAILRASTDPAIRLVLLLDSIRGALTPEYQALLGEEAVQNQRLARALFAVYGTRLPPDATSTLRISDGVAKGYAYNGTLAPYRTVFHGMYARAAEFDNMVPFDLPPTFLARQKHVNMTVPMDFVSTNDITGGNSGSPIIDREARIVGLAFDGNVEQLPNEYVFRTETGGRTVAVHAGGILEALRSIYQAEALLRELLGS, from the coding sequence ATGGGCAAGCCGAGAGTTGTGCTGCAGCGTATTGCCGGAGTCCTGGTATTGACGCTGGGCGCCTGTGCGTCGGCTACGCAGCAGGCCCCGGTTTCTATTGAACGCGCGTCGACCTCCCCGCCAGTCGTCACGGCCGAAGCCGCGGTAAACCAGGCGCTCACGCCGCCCCAGTCCGCCGTGCGCACCGCGGCGCACATCGAGCTCAGCGGAACCGAGCTCGGGACGATGTGGACGTTCGAGAACCCGCCGCTCGAGCATTGGGCCAGCGCCTACGGGTTCCGGCCAACGCAGGAGTGGCTGGACAGGGTCCGGCTCTCGTCGGTGAAGATCCCGGGCTGCTCCGCGTCCTTCGTATCAGAGAACGGCCTCATCCTGACGAACCATCACTGTGCCCGCGGCTGCGTCGCTTCGAATTCCACGCCCGACATGGATTACGTCACGCAGGGATTCTACGCCGCGTCCCGCGAGGAGGAGAAAGTCTGCCCGAACGCGTACGCGGATGTGCTCACGGGTATCGAGGACGTCACGGCGCGCGTGCGCGCGGTCGAGTCACCGGAGCTCACGAACCCCGAGATCGCGGCGGCCACGCAGCGTGTCGTCGCGGAGATCACGAACGAATGCCAGCAGGATGGCAGCGTGTGCCGCGTGGTACCGCTGTTCCGCGGCGGCCAGTACCAGCTCTACACGTACACGCGTCACATGCCCGTGAAGCTCGTGATGGCGCCCGAGCTTCAGGCCGGCTTCTTCGGCGGCGACTATGACAATTTCGTCTACCCGCGTTACGCGCTCGACTTCGCGTTCTACCGCGCGTACGAGGCGGACGGCGTCACGCCGCTGAAGAGTCCGAACTTCTTCCCGTTCGATCCGACCGGTCCGGATGACGGCGAGGCGATCTTCGTCACGGGGAACCCCGGCTCGACGGCGCGGCTGATCACGGTTGCACAGCTGATGTACGAGCGGTCGTACCGCCATCCGATGATGGTGACGTACTTCAACGCGCATCGCCGGATGCTCGAGGAGCAGCTGCGTACGGCCACGGGCCAGCAGAAGATCACGTTGCGCGAGCGGCTGTTCGGCGTGGAGAACTCGCTGAAGAAGTATCAGGGAGAAGTGGCCGGCCTGATGGACAGCACGCTGGTCGCGCGGAAGATCAAATGGGAGACGGAGTTCAGGGCGGGCGCGCGCACGGCTGCGGGCGCACAGGCGTACGCCGACGTGTGGGACCGCCTGCATGAACTGCAGGTGCGCAAGCTGCAGATGGATCCTGTGCTGATGGCTGCAAACCCTGCATGGCTGGGTTCGCAGTATCTGACGCTGCCCGCAAACATCCTCGCACTTCATCGGCTGTCGGCACTGCCCGAAGACCAGCGGCCGGCGCAGCTGCGCGGCGAGCGACGCGCGCAGTTCGAGCAGAGCCTGCTCGCCGAGGTCGATCAGGAGGCCGCACGGGCCGCGCTCGAGGCTCAGTTCGCTCTGGCCCTCCAGTGGCTGCCGCCGGGACACGCGCTGCGCGATGTCCTTCAGCCCGCAGGCGTCACTCCCGCCGAGGCGGCACAGCGACTCGCGCGCGATTCACGTGTGCTCGATCCCGCATTCCGCAGACAGCTGGTGGCGGGCGACACTGCGATCCTGCGCGCGTCCACCGACCCCGCCATCCGGCTGGTCCTGCTGCTGGACTCGATCCGCGGCGCTCTAACGCCGGAATACCAGGCACTGCTGGGCGAGGAGGCCGTGCAGAACCAGCGCCTCGCGCGTGCGCTGTTCGCCGTCTACGGCACCCGGCTCCCGCCCGACGCCACGTCCACGCTGCGCATCAGCGATGGCGTGGCAAAGGGATACGCATACAACGGCACGCTCGCGCCCTACCGGACCGTGTTCCACGGCATGTATGCACGCGCTGCGGAGTTCGACAACATGGTCCCGTTCGACCTGCCGCCCACGTTCCTCGCCCGGCAGAAGCATGTGAACATGACAGTCCCCATGGACTTCGTGTCCACGAACGACATCACGGGCGGCAACAGCGGCAGCCCGATCATTGATCGCGAGGCGCGCATTGTCGGGCTGGCGTTCGACGGCAACGTCGAACAGCTGCCGAACGAATACGTGTTCAGGACGGAGACCGGCGGCCGGACGGTGGCCGTGCATGCGGGCGGCATACTGGAAGCGCTGCGCAGCATCTATCAGGCGGAGGCACTGCTGAGGGAGCTGCTCGGCTCCTAG
- a CDS encoding GMC family oxidoreductase, with product MRDVFSRRAFLLRTGAAALATVLFGPDAAARDLADGRSGWPAAEPEFLTPAQMRLVGAVADRILPPGDGFPGAAAVGTPQFIDRLIARVYPEEGERYVESLSALDAKAVDLFPAANGFVGLTPEQQDSVLDADADLLEQFRADTLFACLTLPERGGNIDQAGWKLIGFEHSPVHTPPFGAYDRGYAEPSAPEPAPDIVPPPPPPAPPVRYEPQDEVDFVVVGSGAAGGAVAWELSRAGMSVVVLEQGPYLTEKDFTHDEVAVLWNNGLTNDGRTQPQTFRKAEHEEAQPGRRLGYGRAVGGGTLHFTANYWRFRPIDFIERSTVGAIEGTAFDDWPISYDDLEPYYTRAEYMLGVSGLAGSHPFDPPRSAPYPLPPLPVKSGGVLFERGARALGYHPFPAPMAVISRPHRGRGQCMHCGFCQSFGCEFGAKSSSMASVIREAERSGNCEVRPNSYVRRIETDARGRATGVIYFDAERREVFQRARAVVVCANGAETPRLLFMSASNQFPDGLANSSGAVGKHLMFNRDERVGAVFEQPLNEWKSVQPSRVLWDFYDSDARRGFYGGGGIDARFGPQTPAQFALTLASLSSPSWGTEFRRRVAHVFPRWMVLATHSTSIPLATNRVELDPELKDDWGLPALRTTYRDHPDDLACSRFLADRAKEVLEAAGALETHGRPIEEMEGSVHLLGTCRMGDDPRTSVIDRNHRTHDVPNLFLCDGSSFVTSGRGQPTCTISALGFRAGELMARAARRGEI from the coding sequence GGCGCCGTGGCTGACCGCATTCTGCCTCCGGGAGACGGCTTCCCCGGCGCCGCGGCGGTCGGCACGCCCCAGTTCATCGATCGACTGATCGCGCGGGTATACCCGGAGGAGGGCGAGCGGTATGTCGAATCGCTCTCGGCGCTGGACGCGAAGGCAGTCGATCTGTTTCCTGCGGCGAACGGCTTCGTCGGGCTCACGCCGGAGCAGCAGGACAGTGTCCTCGACGCTGACGCGGATCTGCTCGAGCAGTTCAGGGCGGACACTCTGTTCGCGTGCCTGACGTTGCCCGAGCGCGGCGGCAACATCGACCAGGCCGGTTGGAAACTGATCGGCTTCGAGCACTCGCCGGTTCACACGCCGCCGTTCGGCGCCTACGATCGCGGCTACGCCGAGCCGTCAGCGCCGGAGCCGGCGCCGGACATCGTGCCGCCGCCGCCGCCGCCGGCACCTCCCGTACGGTACGAGCCGCAAGACGAAGTGGACTTCGTCGTGGTCGGGTCCGGCGCGGCGGGCGGAGCGGTCGCGTGGGAGCTGTCGCGTGCCGGGATGAGCGTCGTCGTGCTCGAGCAGGGGCCGTATCTCACGGAGAAGGACTTCACCCACGATGAAGTCGCGGTGCTCTGGAACAATGGTCTGACGAACGACGGCAGGACTCAGCCGCAGACATTCCGGAAAGCCGAACACGAAGAGGCGCAACCTGGCAGGCGACTCGGTTACGGTCGTGCGGTGGGTGGCGGGACGCTCCATTTCACGGCCAACTACTGGCGGTTCCGGCCGATCGATTTCATCGAGCGCAGCACCGTCGGCGCCATCGAAGGCACCGCGTTCGACGACTGGCCGATCAGTTACGATGACCTGGAGCCGTACTACACACGAGCCGAGTACATGCTCGGCGTCTCGGGGCTCGCAGGCTCACATCCGTTCGATCCGCCGCGTTCGGCGCCATATCCACTGCCGCCGCTGCCCGTGAAGTCGGGCGGTGTGCTGTTCGAGCGTGGTGCTCGTGCGCTCGGCTATCATCCGTTCCCGGCGCCCATGGCCGTCATCTCCCGACCGCACCGCGGCCGCGGCCAGTGCATGCATTGCGGCTTCTGTCAGAGCTTTGGCTGCGAGTTCGGTGCGAAGTCGAGCAGCATGGCCAGCGTCATCCGTGAGGCCGAGCGCAGCGGCAACTGCGAGGTGCGGCCGAACAGTTACGTGCGCAGGATCGAGACGGATGCACGCGGCCGCGCGACCGGTGTGATCTACTTTGACGCGGAACGCCGTGAAGTCTTCCAGCGCGCCCGCGCCGTGGTCGTATGCGCGAACGGCGCGGAGACACCGCGCCTGTTGTTCATGAGCGCGTCGAACCAGTTCCCCGATGGCCTCGCGAACTCCAGCGGCGCAGTCGGGAAGCATCTCATGTTCAATCGTGATGAGAGGGTCGGCGCCGTTTTCGAGCAGCCACTCAACGAATGGAAGAGCGTTCAGCCATCGCGTGTGCTGTGGGACTTCTATGACAGCGATGCTCGGCGCGGCTTCTACGGTGGTGGCGGCATAGACGCGCGTTTCGGACCCCAGACGCCGGCCCAGTTTGCACTGACTCTCGCATCGCTCAGCAGCCCGTCATGGGGTACGGAGTTCCGGCGGCGCGTTGCGCACGTATTCCCGCGGTGGATGGTGCTCGCGACGCACAGCACGTCGATTCCCCTCGCGACGAACCGCGTCGAGCTGGATCCGGAGCTGAAGGACGACTGGGGCCTGCCTGCGCTGCGCACGACGTATCGCGACCATCCCGATGACCTCGCATGCTCACGGTTCCTCGCCGACCGTGCGAAGGAAGTGCTGGAAGCTGCCGGTGCGCTGGAAACACACGGGCGGCCGATCGAGGAGATGGAGGGCAGCGTGCACTTGCTCGGAACGTGCCGGATGGGCGACGACCCGCGCACGAGCGTGATCGACCGAAACCATCGCACTCATGATGTGCCGAACCTTTTCCTGTGCGACGGCAGCAGCTTCGTCACGTCCGGCCGCGGTCAGCCGACGTGCACCATCTCCGCACTCGGGTTCAGGGCAGGCGAGCTGATGGCGCGCGCGGCTCGACGCGGCGAGATCTGA